The genomic window ACCAGCCCCGGCCGGGATCGAGCAGCGCGGCCAGGTCTCGTAGGTATTGTGCGAACACCCTTACTGCCAAAGCATGTTGATGCACTGTCACCGTCGCCCTCGCCGGCCGCCCGACTGGAGCACTCCAGTCCGCAGGCATTCGACCGCAGGCGTGTTACGACGGGACTACGCGCGCTTTTCCGGCGTGGTGCGTCCGAAGCGCCGAACGGCTCCGCGCGCCCCCTCAGAAGGTGACGGCAATGCCCGTGTGGGGCCGCTTGCCGAGGCGGGCGACCATGGCCGGCCAGTCCACCAGCCAGAACTTCCAGGTGTACTTGCGGGACAGCAACGTGCGCACCGCGCGGGTCCCTTCGCCGTCGAGCAGCCGCGCTTCCCCCTCCGCGCTCGGCGCACCCTCCGCGATCCTGCCGCGGACGTCGCAGACCGTGACGCGCACCCGGCTGTCGTTGCGCAGCCGCTTGACCTTCCAGCTGTCGGAACGGGTCCAGACGTACAGCACGCCGTCGCCGGCCGCGGCCCACACGGGGGTGGCGACGGGTGTGCCGTTCTTCCGGTACGTCGTCAGGCTGACGTATTCACTGCGGGCGAAGTCCTGGAGGGTCACGGGCGCGACCCTACTCGCCCTATGCCGTGAGCGGCAGGTTCCCCGCGTCCGGCACGGGCACGGCGACCGCCAGGACACGCGGCAGCAGCTCGTCCATCGACAGGCCCAGGGCTCCCGCGAGTGCGGCCACCGTGAAGAACGCCGGGGTGGGCGCCCGGCCCGTCTCGATCTTGCGGAGCGTCTCGGCCGAGATGCCCGCGTCCGCGGCGACGGCGACCATGCTGCGTCCGCCGCGCGCCTCGCGCAGCAGCTCACCGAGACGCTCGCCACGCAGGCGCTCCTCGGGTGTCAGTGGGTTTCGTACCATGCCGTCATTCTAATACCGACCGGATCGGTATAGTAATTGGCCGGGAGTGGCCGTCCTCATCGAGGTGGTGCGGTCCGGCGGTGAATCGGTCCGGCGGTGATGTGTCACCCCACGACCGCGGCAGTCCTTCAGTCGCCGGCCACGAACT from Streptomyces sp. NBC_01341 includes these protein-coding regions:
- a CDS encoding PPOX class F420-dependent oxidoreductase, which codes for MTLQDFARSEYVSLTTYRKNGTPVATPVWAAAGDGVLYVWTRSDSWKVKRLRNDSRVRVTVCDVRGRIAEGAPSAEGEARLLDGEGTRAVRTLLSRKYTWKFWLVDWPAMVARLGKRPHTGIAVTF
- a CDS encoding helix-turn-helix domain-containing protein, which encodes MVRNPLTPEERLRGERLGELLREARGGRSMVAVAADAGISAETLRKIETGRAPTPAFFTVAALAGALGLSMDELLPRVLAVAVPVPDAGNLPLTA